A window of the Lolium perenne isolate Kyuss_39 chromosome 7, Kyuss_2.0, whole genome shotgun sequence genome harbors these coding sequences:
- the LOC127312780 gene encoding protein STRUBBELIG-RECEPTOR FAMILY 8 isoform X2, translating into MAALAAAAAWTGLLLALAPVVGADTDAAGVAALGNLYTSWNSPAQLAGWSAAGGGDPCGAAWMGITCSGSAITAINLSGVGLTGTLGYQLSSLVALKTMDLSSNNLHDVIPYQLPPNLIHLNLARNNFSGNLPYSISNMLSLGYLNVSHNSLFQEIGEVFGNLNSLSEFYIQNNQLSGTVSVLGNLSLTTLNIANNNFSGLIPGALSSIPNLIVGGNSFINMPGYPPPIAMPPSQSPLDQPDYPQGPTSFPDRPDPEITIDEGDKKQGRQTGVLVGLVVGSVAAASCVLFALVFCLHSAHKRKDGGTSEPKDFVGALAVNTDRDFNNNIQQNTPVASVLPRSTGTPERVYGINGSPAKKIKVPGAATSYTVASLQVATNSFCQDSLLGEGSLGRVYKANFPNGQVLAVKKIDSASLSLYEEDHFLEVVSSITRLRHPNIVSLTGYCVEHGQRLLVYERITNGTLHDMLHFSDEESKTLTWNARVRIVLGIARALEYLHEVCLPPVVHRNLKSSNILLDEEYSPHLSDCGLAAFSPNPEREVSTEVVGSFGYSAPEFAMSGTYSVQSDVYSFGVVMLELLTGRKPLDRSRERPEQSLVGWAIPQLHDIDALAKMVDPSMDGMYPAKSLSRFADIIALCVQPEPEFRPPMSEVVQQLVRLLQRASMLRRQSGDDLGSSYRVMEREGSAWDTL; encoded by the exons ATGGCGGCACTGGCTGCCGCCGCCGCTTGGACCGGCCTCCTCCTCGCCCTCGCGCCGGTGGTTGGGGCCGATACCGACGCCGCCGGTG TTGCGGCTTTGGGGAACCTCTACACCTCCTGGAACAGCCCGGCTCAGCTCGCCGGTTGGTCGGCGGCTGGCGGCGGCGACCCCTGCGGCGCCGCCTGGATGGGCATCACCTGCTCAGGCTCGGCCATAACTGCAAT CAACCTTTCTGGCGTGGGATTGACTGGTACTCTTGGTTACCAACTGTCCAGTCTAGTCGCACTGAAAACGAT GGACTTGAGCAGCAACAACCTGCATGATGTAATTCCTTATCAGTTACCACCAAATCTTATCCATCT GAATTTGGCCAGAAATAACTTTTCTGGTAACCTTCCATACTCTATATCCAACATGTTATCACTTGGCTACCT CAATGTCAGCCACAACTCGCTGTTTCAGGAAATTGGTGAAGTATTTGGGAACCTCAATTCCCTATCTGAATT TTATATACAAAATAATCAACTCTCGGGAACAGTCAGTGTCCTCGGCAACTTAAGCCTTACTACATT AAATATAGCAAACAATAACTTCAGCGGCTTGATACCAGGGGCACTCAGCTCGATTCCAAATTTGAT AGTTGGAGGAAACTCATTTATCAATATGCCTGGATATCCACCACCCATTGCCATGCCACCATCTCAGAGTCCACTTGATCAGCCAGACTATCCTCAAGGACCAACAAGTTTTCCAGATCGCCCTGACCCTGAGATCACTATCGATGAAGGTGACAAGAAGCAAGGTCGGCAAACAGGTGTGCTTGTCGGGTTGGTTGTTGGCTCAGTAGCTGCTGCTTCATGTGTACTTTTCGCGTTGGTATTCTGCCTTCACAGTGCCCATAAAAGAAAGGATGGTGGTACCAGCGAACCAAAAGACTTTGTAGGTGCTCTTGCAGTAAACACAGACAGAG ATTTTAATAATAACATCCAACAGAACACTCCTGTAGCTTCAGTGCTCCCGCGGTCTACTGGGACTCCTGAGAGGGTGTATGGTATAAATGGTTCTCCAGCAAAAAAGATCAAGGTTCCTGGCGCGGCCACTTCTTATACTGTTGCTTCTCTCCAAGTTGCTACAAACAGTTTCTGTCAAGATTCCCTCCTAGGCGAGGGTTCACTTGGTCGTGTTTACAAGGCTAATTTCCCCAATGGACAG GTACTTGCTGTGAAGAAGATAGACAGTGCTTCACTTTCCTTGTATGAAGAAGATCATTTTCTTGAGGTTGTGTCGAGCATTACTCGGCTTAGACACCCAAACATTGTATCGCTTACGGGTTATTGTGTTGAACATGGGCAAAGGCTTCTTGTGTATGAACGCATCACAAACGGAACACTGCATGATATGTTGCACTTTTCTGATGAAGAGAGCAAGACCCTTACATGGAACGCCCGCGTGAGGATAGTGCTAGGCATTGCTCGAGCTTTAGA GTACCTGCATGAGGTGTGCCTGCCCCCTGTTGTACATAGAAACCTTAAGTCATCAAATATCCTGCTTGATGAAGAGTACAGCCCACATCTGTCTGACTGTGGGCTTGCTGCATTTTCACCAAATCCCGAGAGAGAG GTTTCAACTGAGGTGGTTGGCTCATTTGGATATAGTGCCCCAGAGTTTGCCATGTCAGGAACATATAGCGTACAGAGTGACGTGTACAGTTTCGGAGTAGTGATGCTAGAGCTACTGACAGGCCGTAAACCGCTAGATAG ATCACGAGAGAGGCCGGAGCAGTCCCTTGTCGGATGGGCAATCCCGCAGCTTCACGACATCGATGCGCTCGCCAAGATGGTTGATCCATCAATGGATGGGATGTACCCCGCAAAGTCTCTCTCCCGTTTCGCTGACATAATTGCATTGTGTGTCCAG CCGGAACCGGAGTTCCGTCCACCGATGTCCGAGGTTGTCCAGCAACTCGTACGCCTGTTGCAGAGAGCCAGCATGTTAAGGCGACAATCGGGGGATGATCTAGGGTCTTCATACCGGGTTATGGAGCGCGAAGGGAGTGCATGGGACACCTTGTGA
- the LOC127312780 gene encoding protein STRUBBELIG-RECEPTOR FAMILY 8 isoform X1 — MAALAAAAAWTGLLLALAPVVGADTDAAGVAALGNLYTSWNSPAQLAGWSAAGGGDPCGAAWMGITCSGSAITAINLSGVGLTGTLGYQLSSLVALKTMDLSSNNLHDVIPYQLPPNLIHLNLARNNFSGNLPYSISNMLSLGYLNVSHNSLFQEIGEVFGNLNSLSELDLSFNNMSGNLPISLASLSNLSSLYIQNNQLSGTVSVLGNLSLTTLNIANNNFSGLIPGALSSIPNLIVGGNSFINMPGYPPPIAMPPSQSPLDQPDYPQGPTSFPDRPDPEITIDEGDKKQGRQTGVLVGLVVGSVAAASCVLFALVFCLHSAHKRKDGGTSEPKDFVGALAVNTDRDFNNNIQQNTPVASVLPRSTGTPERVYGINGSPAKKIKVPGAATSYTVASLQVATNSFCQDSLLGEGSLGRVYKANFPNGQVLAVKKIDSASLSLYEEDHFLEVVSSITRLRHPNIVSLTGYCVEHGQRLLVYERITNGTLHDMLHFSDEESKTLTWNARVRIVLGIARALEYLHEVCLPPVVHRNLKSSNILLDEEYSPHLSDCGLAAFSPNPEREVSTEVVGSFGYSAPEFAMSGTYSVQSDVYSFGVVMLELLTGRKPLDRSRERPEQSLVGWAIPQLHDIDALAKMVDPSMDGMYPAKSLSRFADIIALCVQPEPEFRPPMSEVVQQLVRLLQRASMLRRQSGDDLGSSYRVMEREGSAWDTL; from the exons ATGGCGGCACTGGCTGCCGCCGCCGCTTGGACCGGCCTCCTCCTCGCCCTCGCGCCGGTGGTTGGGGCCGATACCGACGCCGCCGGTG TTGCGGCTTTGGGGAACCTCTACACCTCCTGGAACAGCCCGGCTCAGCTCGCCGGTTGGTCGGCGGCTGGCGGCGGCGACCCCTGCGGCGCCGCCTGGATGGGCATCACCTGCTCAGGCTCGGCCATAACTGCAAT CAACCTTTCTGGCGTGGGATTGACTGGTACTCTTGGTTACCAACTGTCCAGTCTAGTCGCACTGAAAACGAT GGACTTGAGCAGCAACAACCTGCATGATGTAATTCCTTATCAGTTACCACCAAATCTTATCCATCT GAATTTGGCCAGAAATAACTTTTCTGGTAACCTTCCATACTCTATATCCAACATGTTATCACTTGGCTACCT CAATGTCAGCCACAACTCGCTGTTTCAGGAAATTGGTGAAGTATTTGGGAACCTCAATTCCCTATCTGAATT GGATTTATCTTTCAACAACATGTCGGGGAATCTTCCAATTTCTCTTGCATCTTTGTCAAATCTATCTAGCCT TTATATACAAAATAATCAACTCTCGGGAACAGTCAGTGTCCTCGGCAACTTAAGCCTTACTACATT AAATATAGCAAACAATAACTTCAGCGGCTTGATACCAGGGGCACTCAGCTCGATTCCAAATTTGAT AGTTGGAGGAAACTCATTTATCAATATGCCTGGATATCCACCACCCATTGCCATGCCACCATCTCAGAGTCCACTTGATCAGCCAGACTATCCTCAAGGACCAACAAGTTTTCCAGATCGCCCTGACCCTGAGATCACTATCGATGAAGGTGACAAGAAGCAAGGTCGGCAAACAGGTGTGCTTGTCGGGTTGGTTGTTGGCTCAGTAGCTGCTGCTTCATGTGTACTTTTCGCGTTGGTATTCTGCCTTCACAGTGCCCATAAAAGAAAGGATGGTGGTACCAGCGAACCAAAAGACTTTGTAGGTGCTCTTGCAGTAAACACAGACAGAG ATTTTAATAATAACATCCAACAGAACACTCCTGTAGCTTCAGTGCTCCCGCGGTCTACTGGGACTCCTGAGAGGGTGTATGGTATAAATGGTTCTCCAGCAAAAAAGATCAAGGTTCCTGGCGCGGCCACTTCTTATACTGTTGCTTCTCTCCAAGTTGCTACAAACAGTTTCTGTCAAGATTCCCTCCTAGGCGAGGGTTCACTTGGTCGTGTTTACAAGGCTAATTTCCCCAATGGACAG GTACTTGCTGTGAAGAAGATAGACAGTGCTTCACTTTCCTTGTATGAAGAAGATCATTTTCTTGAGGTTGTGTCGAGCATTACTCGGCTTAGACACCCAAACATTGTATCGCTTACGGGTTATTGTGTTGAACATGGGCAAAGGCTTCTTGTGTATGAACGCATCACAAACGGAACACTGCATGATATGTTGCACTTTTCTGATGAAGAGAGCAAGACCCTTACATGGAACGCCCGCGTGAGGATAGTGCTAGGCATTGCTCGAGCTTTAGA GTACCTGCATGAGGTGTGCCTGCCCCCTGTTGTACATAGAAACCTTAAGTCATCAAATATCCTGCTTGATGAAGAGTACAGCCCACATCTGTCTGACTGTGGGCTTGCTGCATTTTCACCAAATCCCGAGAGAGAG GTTTCAACTGAGGTGGTTGGCTCATTTGGATATAGTGCCCCAGAGTTTGCCATGTCAGGAACATATAGCGTACAGAGTGACGTGTACAGTTTCGGAGTAGTGATGCTAGAGCTACTGACAGGCCGTAAACCGCTAGATAG ATCACGAGAGAGGCCGGAGCAGTCCCTTGTCGGATGGGCAATCCCGCAGCTTCACGACATCGATGCGCTCGCCAAGATGGTTGATCCATCAATGGATGGGATGTACCCCGCAAAGTCTCTCTCCCGTTTCGCTGACATAATTGCATTGTGTGTCCAG CCGGAACCGGAGTTCCGTCCACCGATGTCCGAGGTTGTCCAGCAACTCGTACGCCTGTTGCAGAGAGCCAGCATGTTAAGGCGACAATCGGGGGATGATCTAGGGTCTTCATACCGGGTTATGGAGCGCGAAGGGAGTGCATGGGACACCTTGTGA